The Edaphobacter sp. 12200R-103 genome contains a region encoding:
- a CDS encoding TonB-dependent receptor — translation MINISFKRLACVVALLGAASLAGHAQSATDGAISGTVTDATDAAISGAQVQVHNNGTGKDISLVTDASGFYKAALLQPGTYAVTITADGFNVSKTDGIVVQLNQVTTVSPHLAIGSTAQTVEISADAPVLNFDSPVYGGHLDTKEIENLPINGRRWSTLTLLTPGVTADSPNGFGLISFRAMSPLMNNVQIDGIDDNQGFYAEERGRTRVGYSTSQVAVAEFQVNTGVYAADLGRAVGGVVNTVTKSGTNNLHGEVYFYDRDNSWGAYNPYTTNTYYDATSNSFYTQSYKPKDWRKNWGFGVGGPLVKDKLFWFYAYDQYKRNFPGTGKAGNPNLFFAAPTSSQLATLQNRLGFATPTAAAAAYNAGLQDLLGDLGPVARTGNQVINTPKIDWQINQKHHVSFLYHRLRWDSPAGVQTQATNTYAVDAFGNDFVKLDYGMAKLDSLFTSRLSNQIRFGYGRELDYETAQNPTQYTQRHLTPSSGTPVEVSLGGSNGFTLGSPYYGYRFAYPDERKWQIGDTASYIAGKHSIRFGTDILHNYDLQNNLYHGNAQISYSSYLNYLSDILRPAGSNGTCDTARTGAGNLPCYDSYNQGFGPTTFDLATTDLAFFVQDDWKVTPNLTLNLGVRYDYEMIPSPYAALANPLFPEVGNKFSDKNNIAPRLGFAWDPFGHGTTVVRGGYGIFFGRIPNSILLNVYYNTGSKASQVQYSLNNTTGPAITNVLTAPPTTGASSAPNIQYFDKNFQSPAAHEFDLAVQQDLGKANILSVSYVGTLGRQLPNFLNTNLNPNATYTATYNVVAGSDGTCGPLNCGPITEKVYANSQQTTPAGSPKSVLVNPNFGATTKVVSNINSSYNALTFEIQNRTFKRVTFDANYTWAHALDFNQNQSTNPTTNSWLDPYANARVNYGNSNFNIPNRFVGWAIVNVPGTSRNTFYKYLTNGWSLKPVFQAQSGFPYSLNTNGNAPNQVFGSAANCASNGVGCYRPNGSGVSGTSVTYIPELGRNSRQYPRTMVVDLRAQKDFALTEKYNLELIGEAFNLANHQNVTQVNTTGYTFSGTNLQYNPAAGTPQNSNSNFAYSPRQVQLAIRLMF, via the coding sequence ATGATCAATATATCTTTCAAACGGCTTGCATGTGTCGTAGCGCTGCTGGGCGCAGCCTCGCTGGCGGGTCATGCCCAGTCGGCGACCGACGGCGCCATCTCTGGAACCGTCACCGATGCGACGGACGCCGCCATTTCGGGCGCGCAGGTCCAGGTGCACAACAACGGCACCGGCAAGGATATTTCGCTGGTTACGGATGCGAGCGGCTTTTACAAGGCTGCGCTGCTGCAGCCCGGCACCTACGCGGTGACCATCACGGCCGATGGCTTCAATGTCTCGAAGACGGATGGCATCGTGGTGCAGCTGAACCAGGTGACCACGGTCAGCCCGCACCTGGCGATCGGCTCCACCGCGCAGACGGTTGAGATTTCGGCCGACGCTCCCGTCCTCAACTTCGATTCGCCGGTGTATGGCGGACATCTGGACACCAAGGAGATTGAGAACCTTCCGATCAACGGACGCCGCTGGAGCACACTGACGCTGCTGACTCCGGGCGTCACGGCGGACTCGCCCAACGGATTCGGCCTCATCAGCTTCCGCGCCATGAGCCCGCTGATGAACAACGTGCAGATCGACGGCATCGACGATAACCAGGGCTTCTACGCGGAAGAGCGTGGCCGCACGCGCGTGGGTTACTCCACCTCGCAGGTTGCCGTGGCCGAGTTCCAGGTAAACACCGGCGTCTACGCTGCTGACCTGGGCCGCGCTGTCGGCGGCGTGGTCAACACCGTCACCAAGAGCGGAACCAACAACCTGCATGGCGAGGTCTACTTCTACGACCGCGACAACAGCTGGGGCGCCTACAACCCGTACACCACGAACACGTACTACGATGCGACCAGCAACAGCTTCTATACGCAGTCCTACAAGCCGAAGGACTGGCGCAAGAACTGGGGCTTCGGCGTAGGCGGACCTCTGGTCAAGGACAAGCTCTTCTGGTTTTATGCCTATGACCAGTACAAGAGAAACTTCCCCGGTACGGGCAAGGCGGGCAATCCGAACCTGTTCTTCGCGGCTCCCACCTCGTCGCAGCTGGCCACGCTGCAGAACCGTCTTGGCTTCGCCACTCCGACAGCCGCTGCAGCAGCTTATAACGCAGGCCTGCAGGACCTGCTGGGCGATCTCGGTCCGGTGGCACGTACCGGCAACCAGGTCATCAACACGCCCAAGATCGACTGGCAGATCAACCAGAAGCATCATGTCAGCTTCCTGTATCACCGGCTGCGCTGGGATTCGCCCGCGGGCGTGCAGACGCAGGCGACCAACACCTACGCGGTCGACGCCTTCGGCAACGACTTTGTGAAGCTGGACTACGGCATGGCCAAACTGGACAGCCTGTTTACATCGCGTCTGTCCAACCAGATCCGCTTCGGCTATGGCCGCGAGCTGGATTACGAGACGGCGCAGAACCCCACGCAGTACACCCAGCGGCACCTTACGCCGAGCAGCGGTACTCCGGTTGAGGTCTCGCTGGGCGGCAGCAATGGCTTCACGCTGGGCTCGCCCTACTATGGCTATCGCTTCGCATATCCCGACGAGCGCAAGTGGCAGATCGGCGATACAGCAAGCTACATCGCGGGCAAGCACTCCATCCGTTTCGGTACGGATATCCTGCACAACTACGATCTGCAGAACAACCTGTACCATGGCAACGCGCAGATCAGCTATTCGAGCTATCTGAACTACCTGTCGGACATTCTGCGTCCTGCAGGCTCGAACGGAACCTGCGACACGGCGCGCACGGGCGCGGGCAATCTTCCCTGCTACGACTCCTACAACCAGGGCTTCGGGCCGACGACCTTCGACCTGGCGACGACGGACCTTGCCTTCTTCGTGCAGGACGACTGGAAGGTGACGCCGAACCTTACCCTGAACCTCGGCGTGCGCTATGACTACGAGATGATTCCGTCGCCGTATGCTGCGTTGGCCAACCCGCTCTTCCCCGAGGTGGGCAACAAATTCAGCGACAAGAACAATATTGCTCCGCGACTGGGCTTTGCCTGGGATCCGTTTGGCCACGGCACGACCGTTGTGCGCGGCGGATACGGCATCTTCTTCGGCCGCATCCCCAACTCGATTCTGCTGAACGTGTACTACAACACGGGATCGAAGGCGAGCCAGGTGCAGTACTCGCTGAACAACACGACCGGCCCGGCGATCACCAATGTGCTGACTGCGCCTCCTACGACGGGAGCCAGCTCGGCGCCGAATATCCAGTACTTCGACAAGAACTTCCAGAGCCCGGCGGCGCACGAGTTTGACCTTGCGGTCCAGCAGGATCTCGGCAAGGCCAACATCCTGTCGGTCAGTTATGTGGGGACGCTCGGCCGCCAGCTTCCGAACTTCCTGAACACGAACCTGAATCCGAACGCAACCTACACCGCGACCTACAACGTGGTGGCAGGAAGCGACGGCACCTGCGGTCCACTGAACTGCGGCCCCATTACGGAGAAGGTCTACGCCAACTCGCAGCAGACCACGCCCGCAGGTTCACCGAAGAGCGTTCTGGTAAACCCGAACTTCGGCGCGACTACGAAGGTGGTAAGCAACATCAACTCCAGCTACAACGCGCTGACGTTCGAGATTCAGAACCGCACCTTCAAGCGGGTGACGTTCGACGCGAACTACACCTGGGCGCATGCTCTGGACTTCAACCAGAATCAGTCGACCAACCCGACGACGAACAGCTGGCTGGATCCGTATGCGAATGCCCGCGTGAACTACGGCAACTCGAACTTCAATATTCCCAACCGCTTCGTGGGGTGGGCGATCGTGAATGTTCCGGGAACCAGCCGCAACACGTTCTACAAGTACCTGACCAACGGTTGGTCGCTGAAGCCGGTCTTCCAGGCGCAGTCCGGCTTTCCGTACTCGCTCAATACCAATGGCAATGCACCGAACCAGGTCTTCGGTTCGGCTGCGAACTGCGCTTCGAACGGCGTAGGCTGCTACCGTCCTAACGGATCGGGTGTCTCCGGAACCAGCGTGACCTACATTCCGGAACTTGGCCGCAACAGCCGCCAGTATCCGCGCACGATGGTTGTGGATCTCCGCGCCCAGAAGGACTTCGCCCTCACCGAAAAGTACAACCTCGAGCTGATCGGCGAGGCCTTCAACCTGGCGAACCACCAGAACGTGACCCAGGTGAACACCACCGGGTACACCTTCTCCGGCACCAACCTGCAGTACAACCCTGCTGCAGGAACGCCGCAGAACTCCAACTCGAACTTTGCTTATAGCCCGCGTCAGGTGCAGCTGGCGATCCGGCTGATGTTCTAA
- a CDS encoding TonB-dependent receptor: MHVCRTLFKSRLLYLDTTRCRTPLLIFLTILILSISSMHAQTTVEGVVQGTIVDPAKSTVVHASVSLEDRSRGLVFRTTSDQHGAFIFSRAPAGFYTVTVRAPGFATLVVSQVRVEVGGVSTLQLRLTLAALETSVTVVDNEVESISLDRPAGTAVTHVVDTEELQTLPVNGRRWQSFALLTPAANQDDDGIGELLSFRGLAVTQNSTTIDGLSDDQSFQSVPRGMSTVDEAKDDAQVSGVESGGARRTAASWRRRGAAYTFSQEAVREFRVNTQNYSALYGRGVGGSIATISKSGTDELHGSGFYTARSSTWGATNPFSIATAYRDGVITSEVVKPHDLREQFGGTVGGALVRGRLFYFYAFDQQRRGFPAIGAPGDPEFYRLTPMQSALLANRGVTPAKGNAALNYLSGLTGKVDRRDDQTINFIKLDWQASRRNRISVQYNRLRSAAPAGLRGAPVVDRGAASLGSGYVRLDTAAARWTWTLSSHLSHEIRFAYGHDLQYEQAQQPLPQEPAVGPGGYVPQISIGPAGLTFGTPAGVGRRAYPDEDRLQMVDTVSWAFGHHLVQAGVDVSLLKDRVSSLDNTVGTFHYDSGTTNGHAGGLVDWITDYTFDVHAYPNGGCPSISATVHNFCFRSYTQSFGEQKLSFHTQEWAGFIDDNWRVRPGLSVRAGLRYEYELLPLPQHPNAALDSVFGAWGSTSVLPEDRNNFGPRLGLSWAPFGISNGVLRVGYGIYYGRLPGATVQSALVNTAQTVSSTHISITPNTITACPQVANQGFGYVCSYTSMPSAAITSTTSATIFNKTFRMPMVQQGSVAVERQVGHGLVASATYLFNLDRQLAGAVDRNIAPSAQVRTFMVQGGRGVPGVLDGELFAVPVYTARISDRYGPVTVVNSGINASYNALTLEARRRGRHGLEFHLSWTWSKAIDQGQNAGASPQSNSQFDPFTVQYDKGLSRLNFPHKIVGSAVWEPRLRTREAWLSRIANGWTLSGIFYETSGRPYSYEIFGGTRLTGGRESINGSGGAVYLPTVGRNTLRLPDTSRVDLRIARLVRAGEHVRVRATVEAFNLANHVSYTGVQQRAFLVGVPATNGVTPLIYQDAETIAREGLNVRPFGVYTASAANNTRERQIQIGLRLDF, from the coding sequence ATGCACGTTTGTCGCACACTATTTAAATCCAGGCTGCTATATCTGGATACGACACGATGCAGAACGCCTCTCCTGATCTTCCTTACGATCCTCATCCTCTCCATCTCTTCCATGCATGCCCAGACGACGGTGGAAGGCGTGGTTCAGGGCACAATCGTCGACCCCGCGAAGTCAACCGTTGTGCACGCGAGCGTGTCACTGGAAGATCGGTCGCGCGGCCTTGTCTTCCGCACCACGAGCGACCAGCATGGCGCATTCATCTTCTCGCGGGCGCCTGCGGGATTCTATACGGTGACGGTGCGTGCGCCCGGCTTTGCCACGCTGGTTGTAAGCCAGGTGCGGGTAGAGGTGGGTGGAGTTTCAACTTTGCAACTGCGCCTGACGCTGGCGGCTCTTGAGACCAGCGTTACGGTCGTCGATAACGAAGTGGAGAGCATCAGCCTCGATCGTCCTGCCGGAACGGCGGTTACGCACGTTGTCGATACGGAAGAGCTACAGACTCTACCGGTGAACGGACGGCGATGGCAGAGCTTCGCTCTGCTGACGCCCGCGGCAAACCAGGATGACGATGGCATCGGAGAGCTTCTCAGCTTTCGCGGGCTCGCCGTCACGCAGAACAGCACGACGATCGACGGCCTCTCGGACGACCAGAGCTTTCAGAGTGTGCCACGCGGCATGTCCACGGTAGACGAAGCCAAGGATGATGCGCAGGTCAGCGGAGTCGAATCCGGCGGCGCACGGCGGACAGCAGCGTCGTGGAGGCGGCGGGGCGCGGCCTACACCTTCTCGCAGGAGGCGGTGCGGGAGTTTCGGGTCAACACGCAGAACTACTCGGCCCTGTATGGCCGTGGAGTGGGAGGGTCGATTGCGACCATCTCAAAGAGCGGGACGGATGAGCTGCATGGCTCGGGCTTCTACACGGCGCGGTCGAGCACATGGGGTGCGACGAATCCCTTTTCCATTGCGACCGCCTATCGCGACGGCGTCATCACCAGTGAAGTGGTCAAGCCACATGACCTGCGAGAGCAGTTCGGCGGAACCGTCGGTGGCGCGCTGGTTCGCGGACGGCTGTTTTATTTCTACGCGTTCGATCAACAGAGACGTGGCTTTCCGGCGATTGGAGCGCCGGGCGACCCGGAGTTCTATCGCCTGACTCCGATGCAGAGCGCGCTGCTGGCAAATCGCGGCGTAACACCTGCGAAGGGAAATGCGGCTCTCAACTATCTGAGCGGACTTACCGGCAAGGTGGATCGCAGGGACGATCAGACCATCAACTTCATCAAGCTGGACTGGCAGGCGAGCAGACGCAACCGCATCAGCGTGCAGTACAACCGCCTGCGCTCGGCCGCGCCTGCAGGGCTGCGCGGAGCGCCTGTCGTCGACCGTGGCGCAGCCAGCCTGGGTAGCGGCTACGTCAGGTTGGATACTGCCGCGGCACGCTGGACGTGGACGCTGTCCTCGCATCTGAGCCATGAGATTCGTTTTGCCTACGGGCATGACCTGCAGTACGAGCAGGCACAGCAGCCGCTTCCGCAGGAGCCCGCTGTCGGCCCGGGAGGATATGTTCCGCAGATCTCTATCGGGCCTGCGGGACTTACCTTCGGGACTCCCGCAGGCGTGGGCCGCCGCGCGTATCCCGATGAAGACCGACTGCAGATGGTCGATACAGTCAGCTGGGCCTTTGGGCATCACCTTGTGCAAGCGGGTGTGGACGTCAGCCTTCTGAAAGACAGGGTGAGTTCCCTGGACAACACGGTCGGGACCTTCCACTACGACAGCGGAACCACAAACGGTCATGCGGGGGGGCTGGTGGACTGGATCACCGATTACACCTTCGATGTACATGCTTATCCGAATGGTGGCTGCCCTTCGATCTCCGCTACGGTGCACAACTTCTGCTTTCGTTCGTATACGCAGAGCTTCGGAGAGCAGAAGCTCTCGTTTCACACGCAGGAGTGGGCCGGGTTTATCGATGACAACTGGCGCGTGCGTCCCGGGCTGAGTGTTCGCGCCGGATTGCGCTATGAGTACGAGCTGCTTCCTCTGCCGCAGCATCCGAATGCGGCACTTGATTCGGTCTTCGGGGCCTGGGGTTCTACCAGTGTCCTCCCCGAGGACCGGAACAACTTCGGCCCACGCCTGGGGCTATCGTGGGCTCCCTTCGGCATAAGCAACGGCGTGCTGCGTGTGGGTTATGGGATCTACTACGGACGCCTGCCGGGAGCGACGGTGCAAAGTGCGCTGGTCAATACGGCGCAGACGGTTTCTTCGACTCACATCAGCATCACTCCGAACACCATCACGGCATGTCCGCAGGTGGCGAACCAGGGTTTTGGATATGTCTGCAGCTATACGTCCATGCCGTCTGCGGCGATAACGTCAACCACATCCGCAACCATCTTCAACAAAACTTTTCGCATGCCCATGGTGCAACAGGGCAGCGTTGCGGTAGAGCGACAGGTCGGGCACGGGCTGGTTGCCAGCGCAACGTATCTCTTCAATCTTGATCGCCAGCTTGCCGGCGCCGTGGACCGCAACATTGCGCCCTCCGCCCAGGTGAGGACCTTCATGGTGCAGGGAGGAAGAGGCGTTCCCGGTGTTCTGGACGGCGAGCTGTTCGCCGTTCCGGTCTACACGGCACGCATCAGCGACCGTTATGGCCCGGTCACGGTGGTGAACTCCGGAATCAACGCGAGCTACAACGCGCTGACCCTGGAGGCACGCCGCAGAGGCCGCCACGGGCTGGAGTTTCATCTCTCCTGGACGTGGTCGAAGGCGATCGACCAGGGGCAGAACGCCGGAGCATCGCCGCAAAGCAACTCGCAGTTCGATCCCTTCACGGTGCAGTACGACAAGGGGCTTTCGCGGCTGAACTTTCCGCACAAGATCGTAGGGAGTGCCGTGTGGGAGCCTCGCCTGCGAACGCGAGAGGCGTGGCTTTCGCGCATAGCGAATGGATGGACGCTGTCGGGAATCTTCTATGAGACGAGCGGACGGCCCTATAGCTACGAGATCTTTGGCGGCACACGCCTAACCGGTGGCCGCGAGAGCATTAACGGATCGGGCGGCGCCGTCTACCTGCCCACGGTGGGGAGAAATACGCTTCGTCTTCCCGATACCAGCCGCGTGGATCTTCGCATCGCGCGGCTGGTTCGTGCAGGCGAACATGTGCGAGTAAGGGCTACGGTAGAGGCGTTCAACCTGGCCAACCACGTCAGCTACACCGGCGTTCAGCAGCGTGCCTTCCTGGTGGGAGTGCCTGCGACCAACGGGGTAACTCCTCTGATCTACCAGGACGCCGAAACGATCGCACGAGAGGGATTGAATGTTCGACCCTTTGGGGTCTACACCGCTTCAGCGGCGAATAATACCAGGGAGCGGCAGATACAGATCGGGCTGCGACTGGATTTCTGA